A section of the Citrus sinensis cultivar Valencia sweet orange chromosome 8, DVS_A1.0, whole genome shotgun sequence genome encodes:
- the LOC127899225 gene encoding small polypeptide DEVIL 22-like encodes MAEVQYRLQNKCFAGTPAKRKGHGFTRKCASLVKEQRARIYVLRRCATMLLCWYIYGDE; translated from the coding sequence ATGGCTGAGGTCCAATATCGCCTACAAAATAAGTGTTTTGCAGGCACCCCAGCTAAGAGAAAGGGGCATGGCTTTACAAGAAAATGTGCTTCTTTGGTCAAGGAGCAACGAGCCAGGATTTACGTTCTTCGACGCTGCGCCACAATGCTGCTGTGCTGGTACATTTATGGAGATGAATAA
- the LOC127899059 gene encoding uncharacterized protein LOC127899059 has translation MRGKAQKQTKLMKICKAPIKILCKARDFYVKGMNELAAPAVSLSKSYSVNSIKAVDDEDFRQLLRAASTRIIDGKLQPNGMARSYSVSVGKIGRIEEDEPCAFVEDAVKANLLYPRSRSRAVKRNFA, from the coding sequence ATGAGAGGCAAAGCTCAAAAGCAAACCAAGTTGATGAAAATATGCAAAGCCCCCATCAAAATTCTTTGCAAGGCTcgagatttttacgtgaaGGGCATGAATGAATTGGCTGCGCCGGCTGTGAGCTTGTCGAAAAGTTACAGTGTCAACTCTATCAAAGCAGTCGATGATGAGGACTTCAGGCAACTCTTGCGTGCAGCATCAACGAGAATCATAGATGGCAAATTGCAGCCGAATGGAATGGCTAGGAGTTACAGTGTTAGTGTTGGAAAGATTGGGAGAATTGAGGAGGACGAGCCTTGTGCTTTTGTGGAAGATGCTGTGAAGGCCAATTTGTTGTATCCAAGAAGTAGAAGCCGTGCCGTCAAGAGGAATTTTGCGTAA
- the LOC102624813 gene encoding uncharacterized protein LOC102624813: MRGKAQKQTKLTKICKVPIKILCKARDFYVKGMNGFAAPAASLSKSYSVNSINAVDDEDFRQLLRVASTRITDGKSQPNGMARCYSVSVGKIGRIEENKPCAFVEDALKANLLYPRSRSHAVKRKFV, encoded by the coding sequence ATGAGAGGCAAAGCTCAAAAGCAAACCAAGTTGACGAAAATATGCAAAGTCCCCATCAAAATTCTTTGCAAGGCTcgagatttttacgtgaaGGGCATGAATGGATTCGCTGCGCCGGCTGCGAGCTTGTCGAAGAGTTATAGTGTCAACTCTATCAATGCAGTCGATGATGAGGACTTCAGGCAACTCCTGCGTGTAGCATCAACGAGAATCACGGATGGCAAATCGCAGCCGAATGGAATGGCGAGGTGTTACAGTGTTAGTGTTGGAAAGATTGGGAGAATTGAGGAGAACAAGCCTTGTGCTTTTGTGGAAGATGCTCTGAAGGCTAATTTATTGTATCCAAGAAGTAGAAGCCATGCTGTTAAGAGGAAATTTGTGTAA
- the LOC102624530 gene encoding uncharacterized protein LOC102624530, translating to MAINQLENLVESIKSKVRALKKKKNKPYIKMDKSSSVKVEIRSRKAKKLIDKTLQVADRPGKRSIQ from the coding sequence ATGGCAATAAACCAGCTGGAGAATTTGGTGGAGTCGATCAAATCGAAAGTGAGAGccttgaagaaaaagaagaacaaaccCTACATCAAAATGGACAAAAGCTCAAGTGTTAAAGTTGAGATCCGCAGCAGAAAAGCAAAAAAGCTCATTGACAAAACTCTTCAGGTTGCTGATCGCCCTGGCAAGCGTAGCATACAATAA